A region from the Bacteroidota bacterium genome encodes:
- a CDS encoding MOSC domain-containing protein — translation MNNSGNNGKAILGEIVSINISNDRGVNKDSINEAFLVQDYGLWGDIHAGENLEKQISLLPYESILSHKICPKIKNGNGHYHPGDFGENITLKGIDFHSLKLNTKIAFANNVVLEISKIGRNCRWNCKHNHNNNGGCFVRCKGIFGRIVKGGVIKNGDTLEVSYE, via the coding sequence ATGAACAACTCTGGGAATAATGGTAAAGCAATTTTAGGAGAAATTGTATCAATAAATATCAGCAATGATCGTGGAGTGAATAAAGACTCGATTAATGAGGCATTTTTAGTACAAGACTACGGTCTCTGGGGCGATATTCATGCTGGCGAAAATTTGGAAAAACAAATAAGTTTGCTTCCATACGAGAGTATTTTGAGCCATAAAATTTGCCCAAAAATCAAAAATGGTAATGGTCATTATCATCCGGGCGATTTTGGCGAAAACATTACTTTAAAAGGAATAGACTTTCATTCTTTGAAACTAAATACGAAAATAGCTTTTGCGAATAATGTAGTTCTTGAAATATCAAAAATTGGAAGAAATTGCAGATGGAACTGTAAACATAACCATAATAACAATGGAGGCTGCTTTGTTAGATGTAAAGGAATTTTTGGAAGAATTGTAAAAGGAGGAGTCATTAAAAATGGTGATACTTTAGAAGTGTCATACGAGTAA
- a CDS encoding molybdenum cofactor guanylyltransferase, whose amino-acid sequence MNRIACAILAGGKCSRMGGNNKALLSINNRKFCEITINVVSEIFDEIIIVTNSPNDFNAFEKKCHIIPDILLNKGPLGGIYSALVHTKKEALFFVPCDMPFLNSQLIIDEIEAFSTMNCDAFVPRVGGNLEPIHSIFKKKLAEKLFFFLTSNQKFYIKSFLKLIDVKYYDLEENDFYRKVFTNINTPQELAHIEPESL is encoded by the coding sequence ATGAATAGAATTGCTTGTGCAATATTGGCAGGTGGCAAATGCTCAAGAATGGGGGGCAACAATAAAGCTCTACTAAGCATTAATAACCGTAAGTTTTGTGAAATTACAATTAATGTAGTTTCTGAAATTTTTGATGAAATTATTATTGTTACAAATTCTCCTAACGATTTTAATGCTTTTGAAAAGAAGTGCCATATAATTCCTGACATTTTGTTAAATAAAGGACCTCTCGGAGGAATTTATTCTGCACTTGTTCACACAAAAAAAGAAGCATTGTTTTTTGTGCCCTGCGATATGCCATTTTTGAACTCTCAACTTATTATAGATGAAATTGAAGCATTCTCTACTATGAATTGTGATGCTTTTGTTCCAAGAGTTGGAGGAAATTTAGAACCCATTCATTCGATTTTCAAAAAGAAATTGGCAGAAAAACTATTCTTTTTTTTAACAAGCAATCAAAAATTCTATATCAAAAGTTTTTTGAAACTTATTGATGTAAAATACTATGATTTAGAAGAAAATGATTTTTACAGAAAAGTGTTTACTAATATCAATACACCTCAGGAACTTGCACACATAGAACCTGAAAGTTTGTAA
- a CDS encoding formate dehydrogenase accessory protein FdhE — translation MSKNSKKEENSFILNFLCDFNELKYSFQEISFNKSFDKNIVEENIQLIKQKRYAISDDIWNIKEKENHQFLISLLELIGQYVNEFKNDIEKISKIFKEDISFSKEFILNILTNKQKKISEFIRNESLSLDFLTFYAIFAAYPYRESVSQLVHTKEKIEEHISGFCPICGHWPGMSYIDKKEGQKLMACICCGSIWSFRRLRCSFCHSADKDKLGYLNIEGEEAISAYTCDICRRYVKTKNISKHEAEISEVTILNDYMSSSNIDIAALQNKYLQEWIIGTRFDGPKDVRIGEYLKNS, via the coding sequence ATGAGCAAAAATAGTAAAAAGGAAGAAAATAGTTTTATTTTGAATTTTTTATGCGATTTCAATGAATTGAAATATTCTTTTCAGGAAATATCTTTCAATAAGTCTTTCGACAAAAATATTGTTGAAGAGAATATCCAATTAATAAAGCAGAAAAGATATGCAATTAGTGATGATATCTGGAACATAAAAGAGAAAGAAAATCACCAATTTCTCATTTCACTCTTAGAACTGATTGGGCAATATGTTAATGAATTTAAAAATGATATCGAAAAGATTAGCAAAATTTTTAAGGAAGATATATCTTTTTCAAAAGAGTTCATACTTAATATTTTGACAAACAAGCAAAAGAAAATTTCAGAATTTATTAGAAACGAGAGCTTATCATTAGATTTTCTTACTTTTTATGCAATTTTTGCAGCATATCCTTATCGCGAAAGCGTATCTCAACTAGTTCACACAAAAGAAAAAATAGAAGAGCATATTTCAGGATTTTGTCCGATTTGCGGCCACTGGCCCGGAATGTCATATATTGATAAAAAAGAAGGGCAAAAGCTTATGGCATGTATTTGCTGTGGAAGTATTTGGTCTTTCAGACGACTGAGATGTTCTTTTTGTCATTCTGCCGACAAAGACAAATTAGGATACTTAAATATTGAAGGAGAAGAAGCAATCTCTGCATATACTTGCGACATTTGTCGTAGGTATGTAAAAACCAAGAATATAAGCAAACATGAAGCCGAAATTTCGGAAGTAACAATTCTAAATGATTATATGTCGTCAAGCAACATTGATATTGCTGCACTGCAAAACAAATATCTGCAAGAATGGATTATTGGAACCCGATTTGATGGTCCGAAAGATGTGCGAATAGGCGAATACCTGAAAAACTCATAG
- the nrfD gene encoding polysulfide reductase NrfD yields the protein MSTVNKSSNSWFREKVFLGLSFPKYLKVASTPFNIIASLIMLAGLIVGIIRFTKGLGYTTNLTDEYPWGLWIGFDLLCGVALAAGGFMIASAVHLFGLKEYRPILRPAILTGFLGYFFVVVALLFDLGQPWRLPYPMIASYGVASVMFLVAWHVALYLTVQFLEFSPAIFEWLNMKAARRWILRIMVGVCIAGVILSMLHQSALGALFLLAPLKVHPLWYSSLIPIFFFVSAIAAGLSMVIFESMLSHRFFKHQVEGENAYDINTITIGLGKACSVVLIAYFFLKWIGVAHSNNWELLATPYGYWFLVEIFGFVLLPAILFGIGVRSKRVALVRFAAILTVLGIIVNRLNVSVIAYKWDEPIGYYPSWSEVILTIAIITAGVVTYKWIVSRMPVLYKHSEYPEHE from the coding sequence ATGAGTACAGTAAACAAATCATCAAATAGCTGGTTTAGAGAAAAAGTTTTCTTAGGATTATCTTTCCCGAAATATCTTAAAGTTGCTTCTACACCGTTCAACATTATTGCTTCGCTAATAATGTTGGCGGGCTTGATTGTTGGAATAATTCGTTTTACAAAAGGACTTGGATATACTACTAACTTAACTGACGAATATCCGTGGGGTCTTTGGATAGGCTTCGATCTTCTTTGCGGAGTTGCTCTTGCTGCCGGTGGATTTATGATTGCTTCGGCAGTTCATCTTTTCGGATTAAAAGAATACAGACCAATTTTAAGACCGGCAATTCTTACAGGATTTTTAGGATACTTTTTTGTTGTGGTTGCACTTCTTTTCGACCTTGGTCAGCCGTGGCGATTACCATATCCAATGATTGCTTCGTATGGAGTAGCTTCAGTAATGTTTTTGGTAGCTTGGCACGTTGCTCTTTATCTGACGGTTCAATTTCTGGAATTTTCACCGGCCATTTTCGAGTGGCTCAATATGAAAGCTGCCAGACGCTGGATACTTAGAATAATGGTTGGAGTCTGTATAGCAGGTGTGATTCTTTCTATGTTGCACCAATCTGCATTAGGAGCTTTGTTTTTATTAGCACCACTAAAAGTTCATCCGCTATGGTATTCTTCTTTGATACCAATATTTTTCTTCGTTTCAGCAATTGCTGCAGGTTTGTCAATGGTAATTTTTGAAAGTATGCTTTCGCATCGATTTTTTAAACATCAAGTAGAAGGAGAAAATGCATATGACATAAATACTATTACAATTGGTCTTGGCAAAGCTTGCTCGGTTGTTTTGATAGCATATTTCTTTTTGAAATGGATTGGGGTTGCCCACAGCAACAATTGGGAACTACTGGCAACACCTTATGGCTACTGGTTTTTAGTAGAGATTTTTGGTTTTGTTCTTCTTCCTGCCATTCTTTTTGGCATTGGAGTCCGTTCGAAAAGAGTCGCCCTGGTACGTTTTGCAGCAATTCTGACAGTTCTGGGAATTATCGTTAATCGTTTGAATGTTTCAGTAATTGCTTATAAATGGGACGAACCTATTGGTTATTACCCAAGTTGGTCGGAAGTAATTCTGACTATTGCTATAATAACTGCTGGTGTTGTAACATACAAATGGATAGTTTCAAGGATGCCTGTACTTTATAAGCACTCTGAATATCCGGAGCATGAATAA
- a CDS encoding 4Fe-4S dicluster domain-containing protein yields MKETYNEQMALLTDNTKCIGCRGCQVACKQWHNLPAEKTEFFGGPGYQNPSKLSCSTFTLIHYHEKVENEELKDWAFYKEQCRHCIEPACVSACLVKALEKLPNGAVVYHDDLCMGCRYCMIACPYEIPKFEYHKPIPLIQKCDFCYDRIEEGLKPACAQTCPSDAILYGERGELIKEAQKRISNNPEKYVDHIYGEHEVGGTNVMCISSVPLEKFGIKTNVGTASIPSYTKPFLSAVPVVIIGGAAVCTAFHWIAKRRDELTKAEMKDLKESVETKEKKEDNS; encoded by the coding sequence ATGAAAGAAACATATAATGAACAAATGGCCCTTCTCACTGATAATACAAAGTGTATAGGTTGCCGAGGATGTCAGGTTGCTTGTAAGCAATGGCACAATTTGCCAGCCGAAAAAACAGAATTTTTTGGCGGACCTGGCTATCAGAATCCTTCAAAGCTTAGCTGTTCTACATTTACACTTATTCATTATCATGAAAAAGTTGAAAATGAAGAGTTGAAAGACTGGGCATTTTATAAAGAGCAATGCAGACATTGTATCGAACCAGCCTGCGTTTCAGCTTGTTTAGTCAAAGCATTAGAAAAATTGCCAAATGGTGCGGTAGTATATCACGACGATCTTTGTATGGGTTGCCGATATTGCATGATAGCTTGTCCTTATGAAATACCAAAATTTGAATATCACAAACCAATTCCACTAATTCAAAAATGTGATTTTTGTTACGATAGAATAGAGGAGGGACTAAAACCAGCTTGTGCACAAACTTGCCCGTCCGATGCTATACTTTACGGAGAACGAGGCGAATTAATCAAAGAAGCCCAAAAAAGAATCTCAAATAATCCTGAAAAATATGTTGATCATATTTACGGTGAGCATGAAGTTGGTGGTACAAATGTTATGTGCATTTCAAGTGTTCCATTAGAAAAATTTGGTATCAAAACAAATGTTGGAACTGCTTCAATTCCATCTTATACTAAACCATTTCTATCTGCTGTACCTGTTGTTATTATTGGAGGAGCAGCCGTTTGTACTGCTTTCCATTGGATAGCAAAACGTAGAGATGAATTGACTAAGGCAGAAATGAAAGATTTAAAAGAATCTGTTGAAACTAAAGAAAAAAAGGAGGATAATTCATGA